From Azospirillaceae bacterium:
TCCGCCGCGGTGACGGCCGTGCCGGCGTCGGCAAATCCGCAGGCTGGAATCTTTGGCGGGGCCCCGGGTCCGGTCCTGGATCCGGTGATGGCCCGGGTGTTGCTGACCGTGAACGGCGGGGCCCGGGACATGACGGTGGATACCCGCACCACCTTGCTGGACGCGCTGCGCGAACACCTGCGCCTGACCGGCACCAAGAAGGGCTGCGACCATGGCCAATGCGGCGCCTGCACCGTGCTGGTGAACGGCCGGCGCATCAATTCCTGCCTGACCCTGGCGGTGATGCACGGGGGCGACCAGGTCACCACCATCGAAGGGTTGGGCACGCCGGACCGGCTGCACCCCTTGCAGGCGGCGTTCGTGAAGCACGACGGTTATCAGTGCGGCTATTGCACGCCGGGGCAGATCTGTTCCGCCGTCGCCGTGCTGGATGAGGTCAAGGCCGGCATCCCCAGCCACGTGACGGACGATTTGACGCAGCC
This genomic window contains:
- the paoA gene encoding aldehyde dehydrogenase iron-sulfur subunit; the protein is MRKDRSAVSRRGVLVGSAASAAVTAVPASANPQAGIFGGAPGPVLDPVMARVLLTVNGGARDMTVDTRTTLLDALREHLRLTGTKKGCDHGQCGACTVLVNGRRINSCLTLAVMHGGDQVTTIEGLGTPDRLHPLQAAFVKHDGYQCGYCTPGQICSAVAVLDEVKAGIPSHVTDDLTQPPALTAPEIRERMSGNICRCGAYANILAAIGEVGGGNA